The Actinomadura graeca nucleotide sequence TTGCTCGTCCTCGCACGTGAGGCGGCCAGAAACGGGTGGTGGACCAAATACCCCGAGAGCCAGTTGGGCGGGCTGGGGGCCTTCATCGCTTTGGAGGACGAGGCCAGTTCCATTTTCGCGTTCGAAGCCGACACCGTGCCCGGCCTCCTCCAGACCGAGGAATACGCCAGGCAGCTGTTCCTCGGATACGTCGAGATCGCCTCACGGCCACGAGCCGAGGTGGAACGCCGCCTGGAGATCCGCCTGCGGCGCCAGCGGCTGATCCGGCCGCCCGAACGGCTCTCCCTCTGCGTCGTCCTGGACGAGGCGGTCCTGCTGCGGCGCGTCGGCACCGCGTCGACGATGAGCCGGCAGTTGCTGCACCTGGTCGAGCTCGCCGACCTCCCGTCGGTCACGCTCCGCGTGCTGGCACTCGACGCCGACCACGGCGCGGGACTGAGCTCCTTCATCCTTCTGGAGTTCGAACCGGCCTACGGCGTGGAGTTCCCCTCGGTGGTCCATGTGGAGAGCACCGAGTCCATGCACGCCCAGGACGAGGCCCGGGTCCACGAGTACGGGTTGTTCCGCCGGTGGCTGGCGGACCACAGCCTCGGGGAGCGGGACTCGGTCGCTGCAATTCTCGAAGCACAGGAGCAATGGGCACGAAAAGGTCGCGACGCGCTGCCCGCCGGGGATGACGGCGCTCTGCACGCGCCCCGGTGACAAAGCCCCGCCGGTCTCCGGCGAATCCGGAGGATCTCCAATCGGTTTTTGCTGTGCCACGGCTCAGGTTCCGCCCTCTCGGCCGGTTGATGTCGGGCAGGATGTTGTAGTGAATTCACACAGGACACTTGGCCTATCTCAGGTCACATCAGTCACACATGTCCCATGGCGCCGTTCCGCGGCGTGCCAGGCCAACAACGGGTGCGTCGAGCTTGCTCGCCTGGAGGTCGGCGTTCTTGGGGCTCGGGACGGGGCGACGTCGGACAGCGGCGTGATCAGGTTGAGCCCGCGGGGGCTTCGTGACCTGTTCGACGCCATCGGGCGGGGCGCCTACGACCTCTGACCTGTCGTCCGCACGCCGGTCCGGCCGGAGGGGGAGCCCTCACCGGACCGGCACGGCACGGCCGTTCACCGGTTCCCACCCGGGCCGTAAGCGTGGGGGATGTCCCAGATCCAGGAACTGTCGCCCTGCTGCCTGACCTCTCCGACTCCGGCGGCGACCTGCGCGCGAAGGTCCCTGGTGTTCCCCGAGCTCGCGGTGTCCGCGAACAGCCGTCTGACGACCTGCGCGTCGATCTGGGCCAGGCACCACACCTCGAGCGCCGCATTCGGCCACGTCCCGATGTCGTCGGTCGACCACGAGTCGGCCATCGCGAGACCCTGCATGAGCTGCTCCACCAGGTCGGGCTGGTGGAGGTTGATCCCTATCCCTGCGGCTTGGAACATTTCGCCGATCTGCGTGAGCGGACGCCCGCGGAGCCTGCTCAGGTCCCAGTGCAGCGCATACCATCCGGCGTCGTTCAGGCTGATGAGGTGGGAGAGATGACGGGCTTCGTCGTTGCCGTCCGCCTGCATCGTCCTGTCGATGAAGACCGTCTCCAGGTCCGGTGTGTAGCAGAAGTGGTCCGTCCATTCGACGGCCCGGGCCTGCGTGGGCCAAGGGTCGGCCACGACCCACTCCGAGGGGTCCTCGTTCACCCCGCCGATGATCACGAACCAGTGGGATTGCTGAGGGGACATCACCATCCTGATCGTCTCCCCTCGGGCATAGCGCCGAAGAAGGGAGAACGTGCACTGAGCGGATGACTCGCAGATCATGCTCCGTGCGTGCAGGGCCTTCGCCGCCGACAGATCGCGTGCGTCGGGCCGGCTGGTGAGCCGTGAAAAGTCCCAGAAGCCGTTGTGCTGCTGGACGACCGCGCGCAGGGACGCGTTGTACAGCGTGTGGATCAGGGCCGCTTGCTGGTTCGCGGCGTGCCGGGTGTCCGCCTGAATATCCCTGATGGCGTCGTTCGCGATGTGAAGGCGCCGCAGGACCCGGGAGGAGAGGTATTCGCCCGGGGCCCGCTGGACGACGGGGTCCCGCGCCTGCCCGCCGTGGTGAGCGCGTCCCTCATCGAGCTGGTGCCGCCCGTTCTCCGGC carries:
- a CDS encoding DUF397 domain-containing protein; this translates as MTALCTRPGDKAPPVSGESGGSPIGFCCATAQVPPSRPVDVGQDVVVNSHRTLGLSQVTSVTHVPWRRSAACQANNGCVELARLEVGVLGARDGATSDSGVIRLSPRGLRDLFDAIGRGAYDL
- a CDS encoding helix-turn-helix domain-containing protein, with protein sequence MAAGAAPSVRKQRLGVALRRLREGRGLSADTAGRRLGWSASKVSRIEGARIGVDLADLRAMLRLYGADAHLGEELLVLAREAARNGWWTKYPESQLGGLGAFIALEDEASSIFAFEADTVPGLLQTEEYARQLFLGYVEIASRPRAEVERRLEIRLRRQRLIRPPERLSLCVVLDEAVLLRRVGTASTMSRQLLHLVELADLPSVTLRVLALDADHGAGLSSFILLEFEPAYGVEFPSVVHVESTESMHAQDEARVHEYGLFRRWLADHSLGERDSVAAILEAQEQWARKGRDALPAGDDGALHAPR
- a CDS encoding DUF4157 domain-containing protein; translation: MSALLALQRTAGNAAVTAALETQRHVHHAGCGHGTAVQRSAVHDVLRSSGRPLGSGLRDEMEQRLGADFGDVRIHDDAVAQRSAAEIGARAYTSGSHVVVGAGGADKHTLAHELTHVIQQRSGPVAGTDNGQGLSVSDPGDRFEREAEANAKRAMSVPLAGADTGGGAPRTALALQRLAGNTAMGEALRGPGREPENGRHQLDEGRAHHGGQARDPVVQRAPGEYLSSRVLRRLHIANDAIRDIQADTRHAANQQAALIHTLYNASLRAVVQQHNGFWDFSRLTSRPDARDLSAAKALHARSMICESSAQCTFSLLRRYARGETIRMVMSPQQSHWFVIIGGVNEDPSEWVVADPWPTQARAVEWTDHFCYTPDLETVFIDRTMQADGNDEARHLSHLISLNDAGWYALHWDLSRLRGRPLTQIGEMFQAAGIGINLHQPDLVEQLMQGLAMADSWSTDDIGTWPNAALEVWCLAQIDAQVVRRLFADTASSGNTRDLRAQVAAGVGEVRQQGDSSWIWDIPHAYGPGGNR